In the Victivallis sp. Marseille-Q1083 genome, one interval contains:
- a CDS encoding efflux RND transporter periplasmic adaptor subunit, translating to MSNQQFGAVGRLVGRLAVITATVVVPGGCREEKSPAPALPPMTVQVTEVVGGEYRTSHELIAEVKPLKTLQLVARVSGFLQQRNFREGDYVKQGTLLYLIEPAAYELAVKQAEATLAKARAAALNARLEFDRSEKLLEENVTAPKRYDIARADLQAAEAEVAAAEAARGQAELNLSYTRLEAPFDGWVGLTRTDVGNYIGVPDLPLTELAYIDEVRVEFDLSDRYLSEELLRTLPQGKSPDWPVRIRFADGSFFDKTGRITYWSNQLEPQTATLKLQALFENPRHRLLPGLFVTVILTNPQPEAVVLVGKQAVQYDQNSAFVYVVDAGNVLELRRVEVGPAVGEQVVIRRGLKSGERAVIAGNPRLRPGLPVRIGRARSDADR from the coding sequence ATGAGCAATCAGCAATTTGGTGCAGTCGGTCGGCTGGTCGGCCGGCTGGCCGTCATCACGGCGACTGTCGTTGTCCCGGGAGGCTGCCGGGAGGAAAAATCGCCGGCGCCGGCATTGCCGCCGATGACGGTTCAAGTGACGGAAGTTGTCGGGGGGGAATATCGGACCTCCCACGAGTTGATCGCCGAAGTCAAGCCGTTGAAAACCTTGCAACTGGTCGCCCGGGTCAGCGGTTTTCTGCAGCAGCGGAATTTCCGGGAAGGGGACTATGTCAAGCAGGGAACGCTGCTTTATCTGATCGAGCCGGCTGCTTATGAGCTGGCGGTCAAGCAGGCGGAGGCGACATTGGCCAAAGCCCGGGCGGCGGCGCTCAATGCCCGTTTGGAGTTTGACCGTTCCGAGAAACTGCTGGAAGAAAATGTCACTGCGCCGAAGCGTTACGATATCGCCCGGGCGGATTTACAGGCCGCCGAAGCGGAAGTGGCGGCGGCGGAAGCCGCCCGGGGGCAAGCGGAATTGAATTTGAGTTATACCCGGTTGGAAGCGCCGTTCGATGGTTGGGTCGGACTGACGAGAACCGACGTCGGCAATTACATCGGCGTACCCGATTTACCGTTGACGGAGTTGGCCTATATTGATGAGGTACGGGTGGAATTCGACCTCAGCGACCGTTATTTGTCGGAGGAACTGCTGCGGACGCTGCCGCAGGGCAAATCGCCGGATTGGCCGGTGCGCATCCGGTTTGCCGACGGCTCGTTTTTCGATAAAACCGGTCGAATCACCTATTGGAGCAACCAGTTGGAGCCGCAGACCGCGACGCTTAAATTGCAGGCGTTGTTCGAGAATCCGCGACACCGGCTGCTGCCGGGATTGTTCGTCACGGTGATCCTGACCAATCCGCAACCGGAAGCGGTGGTTTTGGTCGGCAAACAGGCAGTCCAATACGATCAGAACAGCGCGTTCGTCTATGTCGTCGATGCCGGCAACGTTCTGGAATTGCGCCGGGTGGAAGTCGGACCGGCCGTCGGGGAACAGGTGGTGATTCGCCGCGGTCTGAAAAGCGGCGAACGGGCGGTTATCGCCGGCAATCCCCGCTTGCGGCCCGGTTTGCCGGTGCGGATCGGCCGGGCGCGGAGCGATGCGGACCGATGA
- a CDS encoding substrate-binding domain-containing protein translates to MIPTTTDTKYKYQELKSCLIDRIRNGVYHDGKKISSEPELCREFSLSRNTIRQAVKELEQAGFLYRVQGKGTFVRNRTPEQSRKIALIIYDVSYATHPLTAGLIRGLDAVLSENGYLLDILASHRNFQDENFAQLAAHYAGFLIGAYQIDPLILQELRRLEVPLLFVKNYQPDCLNDAIRIDFHRAGYLAAEHLIKLGRGELALVYGGDQAAISREYRAGVVDCCLEYGARLRGSHIYEVDFLNSGGALPAIADRLADSPSRPDGLLAIDDQIAAELIRLLQARNRRVPQDIAVVGCNNNEIASLNSPSITTIEIPTFALGQLAAREIISRIGGTAENHAPLEVKLLAGESTAVAAK, encoded by the coding sequence ATGATACCAACCACTACAGATACCAAGTATAAATATCAGGAACTCAAGAGCTGCCTGATCGACCGGATCAGGAACGGGGTCTACCACGACGGCAAAAAAATCTCCTCCGAACCGGAATTGTGCAGAGAGTTCAGTCTGTCGCGCAATACGATCCGCCAGGCCGTCAAGGAACTGGAGCAGGCCGGGTTCCTTTATCGCGTACAGGGCAAAGGGACGTTCGTCCGCAACCGGACGCCTGAACAATCACGGAAAATCGCGCTGATCATTTACGACGTCTCCTACGCCACCCACCCGCTGACCGCCGGTTTGATCCGCGGCCTCGACGCGGTTTTGAGCGAAAACGGCTACCTGCTGGACATTCTGGCCAGTCACCGCAACTTTCAGGACGAAAATTTCGCCCAGTTGGCCGCTCATTATGCCGGATTTCTAATTGGTGCCTATCAGATCGACCCGCTGATCCTGCAGGAGCTCCGCCGGCTGGAGGTGCCGCTCCTTTTTGTCAAGAATTACCAGCCGGACTGCTTGAACGACGCCATCCGGATCGATTTTCACCGGGCCGGCTATCTCGCCGCCGAGCACCTGATCAAGCTGGGCCGCGGCGAACTGGCGCTGGTTTACGGCGGCGATCAGGCCGCCATTTCCCGGGAATACCGCGCCGGCGTCGTCGATTGCTGTCTGGAATACGGCGCCCGGCTGCGCGGCAGCCATATTTATGAGGTGGATTTTCTCAACAGCGGCGGTGCGCTGCCGGCAATCGCCGACCGTTTGGCCGACTCTCCGTCCCGGCCGGACGGACTGCTGGCCATCGACGACCAGATCGCCGCCGAACTGATCCGGCTTCTGCAGGCCCGGAATCGGCGGGTCCCGCAGGATATCGCCGTGGTCGGCTGCAACAACAACGAAATCGCCAGCCTGAATTCGCCGTCGATCACCACCATCGAAATCCCGACCTTCGCCCTCGGACAACTGGCCGCCCGGGAAATCATCAGCCGGATCGGCGGGACAGCGGAAAATCACGCGCCGCTGGAAGTAAAGCTATTGGCAGGAGAGTCAACCGCTGTCGCTGCAAAGTGA
- a CDS encoding type II secretion system protein, which translates to MKQKKFTLIELLVVIAIIAILASMLLPALGKAKAKAVAIKCTSNLKQMALAANMYAGDNNDSAPLAVAYSYNGYSVVGQWLWDLADYTGVNMKIWADYQQGDHAPLECPSYSGDRSFYAYGMNLWIGGAWDGASGAYTSFPPCKLSNVKNPTQAILFSDVVNNSGWTGQWNQRLTTWPEAAFRHSAYLNAAFADGHCEGISYRQAIEPAQRLYDLSYYPVKGLDIP; encoded by the coding sequence ATGAAGCAGAAAAAATTCACACTGATAGAATTGCTCGTAGTGATTGCAATTATAGCAATTCTCGCCAGCATGCTGCTGCCGGCACTCGGCAAAGCCAAGGCCAAAGCGGTAGCGATCAAATGCACCAGCAACCTCAAGCAGATGGCGCTGGCAGCCAACATGTATGCCGGCGACAACAACGACTCGGCGCCTTTGGCGGTCGCTTATTCTTACAACGGTTACAGCGTAGTGGGCCAGTGGCTCTGGGATCTGGCGGATTACACCGGAGTCAATATGAAAATCTGGGCCGACTATCAGCAGGGAGATCACGCTCCGCTGGAGTGCCCGAGTTATTCCGGTGACAGGAGCTTTTACGCATACGGCATGAACTTATGGATCGGCGGTGCCTGGGATGGGGCCAGCGGCGCTTACACCTCTTTTCCGCCGTGCAAGCTCTCCAATGTGAAAAATCCCACCCAGGCGATTCTGTTCAGCGATGTCGTCAATAATTCCGGCTGGACCGGCCAATGGAACCAGCGGCTCACTACGTGGCCGGAAGCGGCATTCCGTCACAGCGCCTATCTCAACGCCGCTTTCGCCGACGGTCACTGTGAAGGAATTTCGTACCGGCAGGCGATCGAACCGGCGCAGCGTTTGTACGATTTGAGCTATTATCCGGTCAAAGGACTCGACATCCCGTAA